In Cicer arietinum cultivar CDC Frontier isolate Library 1 chromosome 7, Cicar.CDCFrontier_v2.0, whole genome shotgun sequence, a single window of DNA contains:
- the LOC101510458 gene encoding lysine--tRNA ligase, chloroplastic/mitochondrial encodes MGEALKLLNLTWHPLKNHFFQFHFHAFRQTPRTLLIRASSSSTASAGRNRRSSSSPSTTSTSDREAIRAIRLKKVEELRSKGLNPYAYEWNKTHSANQLQDIYRDLGNGEETNSENDHVSVAGRIVARRAFGKLAFLTLRDDSGTIQLYCDKERLVDGQFEQLKAHVDIGDILGVRGTIKRTEKGELSVCALSFAILTKSLLPLPDKYHGLTDIDKRYRQRYVDMIANPEVADVFRKRAKVVSEIRRTMDSLGFVEVETPVLQGAAGGAEARPFVTYHNSLGRDLYLRIATELHLKRMLVGGFEKVYEIGRIFRNEGISTRHNPEFTTIEMYEAYSDYQSMMNMAEEIVTQCALAVHGKLTIDYQGVEICLERPWRRETMHNLVKEISGVDFNELGNDLEVAKQATLGTLGKNLDSKDKTSIEECQSVGHLLNEVFEIFVEPKLIQPTFVLDYPIEISPLAKPHRRSTGLTERFELFICGRELGNAFSELTDPIDQRGRLEDQVRQHEKKRAAVSTNGDKKEGIENEDELYEVTLDDDFVTALEYGMPPASGMGLGIDRLVMLLTNSPSIRDVIAFPVLKVQQ; translated from the exons ATGGGGGAGGCGCTGAAACTGTTGAACCTAACATGGCACCCACTCAAGAACCATTTCTTTCAATTTCACTTTCACGCATTTCGTCAAACACCTCGCACCCTTCTTATCCGCGCCTCCTCTTCTTCTACTGCCTCCGCCGGTCGTAACCGCCGGAGCTCCTCCTCACCCTCCACCACTTCCACCTCCGATAGGGAGGCCATTCGAGCCATACGCTTGAAGAAG GTTGAAGAACTTAGAAGCAAAGGGCTCAACCCCTATGCTTATGAATGGAACAAAACGCACAGTGCTAATCAGTTGCAAGATATTTATAGAGATTTAGGAAATGGGGAAGAAACTAATAGTGAGAATGATCATGTATCTGTCGCGGGAAGAATTGTTGCAAGGAGGGCATTTGGAAAGCTTGCGTTTTTGACACTAAGAGATGATTCGGGGACAATTCAG CTCTATTGCGATAAGGAGAGACTTGTAGATGGTCAGTTTGAGCAGTTAAAGGCACATGTTGATATTGGTGATATACTAGGTGTAAGAGGAACAATAAAACGCACGGAAAAAG GAGAACTTTCTGTGTGTGCCCTATCTTTTGCAATCCTTACAAAATCTTTGCTTCCGCTGCCTGACAAATATCATGGTCTAACTGATATAGATAAACGCTATCGCCAGAG GTATGTAGATATGATTGCAAATCCAGAGGTAGCTGATGTATTCCGCAAAAGAGCAAAG GTTGTATCAGAGATACGGAGGACAATGGATTCTTTAGGTTTCGTTGAGGTAGAAACTCCAGTTTTGCAG GGAGCAGCTGGGGGAGCAGAAGCCAGACCATTTGTTACATACCATAATTCTCTTGGAAGGGACTTATATCTGAGAATTGCGACTGAATTGCATCTAAAGAGAATGCTG GTGGGTGGGTTTGAAAAAGTATATGAGATTGGTCGAATATTTAGAAATGAAGGAATTTCAACTCGCCACAATCCTGAATTTACAACTATCGAG ATGTATGAAGCATACTCAGACTACCAAAGCATGATGAATATGGCAGAGGAAATTGTCACTCAATGTGCTCTTGCAGTTCACGGGAAGCTCACCATTGATTATCAG GGAGTTGAGATATGTCTGGAAAGGCCCTGGAGGAGGGAGACCATGCACAATCTTGTTAAAGAAATTTCTGGTGTTGATTTCAATGAATTGGGAAATGATCTTGAGGTTGCAAAGCAAGCTACTCTGGGTACCCTTGGAAAGAATCTTGATAGCAAGGATAAAACTTCCATAGAAGAATGCCAATCTGTTGGTCACCTTCTTAACGAG gtttttgagatatttgtagAACCCAAGCTCATCCAACCTACATTTGTTTTAGACTACCCAATTGAGATATCTCCATTGGCTAAACCACATCGCAG ATCCACAGGTTTGACTGAGAGGTTTGAACTTTTCATTTGTGGTCGTGAACTAGGCAACGCATTCTCAGAATTGACTGATCCTATAGATCAG AGAGGACGTCTAGAAGATCAAGTTAGACAACATGAAAAGAAAAGAGCAGCTGTTTCAACAAATGGGGATAAGAAAGAAGGAATAGAAAATGAGGATGAGTTGTATGAAGTGACTCTTGACGATGATTTTGTAACAGCTTTGGAGTATGGAATGCCTCCAGCTTCTGGAATG GGACTTGGAATTGATAGGCTTGTGATGCTTTTGACAAATTCTCCCAGCATTAGAGATGTAATAGCCTTCCCAGTACTCAAGGTCCAACAATAG